The Bradyrhizobium sp. CCGB01 genome segment CGACTCCTTGAGAGCCCGCGACAAACAGCCGTTCGCCGCGATGTTCCCAGATCAGGCGGCCGGCTTCGATCAGCGAAGGCTGGTCGAGCACGTCGAGCGAGATGATCTCGGTGCCGGCGGCCTTCGCGCGCGCGAGCGCCTGATCTGCACCGCCATTGCCCATGGTGACGAAGTCGATCAGCCCGATCGATCGTGCGGTCTGCTTTGCGAGATGCCGGCCGAGATCGGATTCGTCCATCGGCGTCACCGGATGACGCGACATGGTCGGGTGCCGGTCGAGGCGACGGCCGACGCCGTTCACGGTCGCGAACAAATGGCCGAACATCTGGTAGCGGCCCATGGCCGGCGATCCCACGAGGAGCGGATGCCAGCTGCCACCGAGCCGCGGCACCGCGAGATCGATCGCACGCCCGATCGAGCCGACATGCGGCGCGGAGTCGAAGGTCGAGCACACCTTGTAATGCGCGATCGGCGCGCCGATGCCGGCGAGCACGTCGAAGGCCGGCGGAAGGTGTTGCTCCATCCAGGCAGGATCCTTCGCGCGTGCCGTTCCGGCAATGCCGATGCCACGGAAGTGGCTGGCGGACGCGAGGCGTTCGGGCGTCGGAGGCTCGAGGAACAGGATGGTCGGCAGGCCCGCGAAGGTGAGGGCCTCCATCGCCGCGGACGAGCCGGTGTAATCGTCGCCGTAGAAGGCAACGAGTGGACCGTCAGGCAGGACGGAGGCGCCGCTCATGGCGTGCCTGCGATCGCGGCGTCCCACGCTGCGCGCAAATCGGCGACGCCTGCGGCAGGTCCATCGGGATGGGCGAGAATGCCGCCGCCGGCTGCGAAGATGAGATCGGTCGAGCCGAGCGCCCGCCAGGTAGGTAGGGCCTGTGCCGGCGTCTGGCCCGACGAGAACACCGGCATCGCGATGCAAGGCTTGTGCGCGAACATCGGCGTCAGAGCGGCCTTGGCGGACGCGACCACGCTGTCATCGGTCTCGCTGAACTTGTTGCCGATGCCGTTGACATGCATGTGGTCGGCGCCGGCCAGCCGCCAGATCTTGTGCCACGCCGTGTAGTCCCAGCCGAGCGCGGGATGACGGTTGAGCGCGCCCCAGCCGTTGCGATGCGCATGAATGGGGAGTTGCGTGTGGCGGCCGAGCTCGACCATGCCGGTGAGTCCGACCGAGTTGATGCTCGCCATCACGCAGGTGCCGCCCTCGCTGAGCACCAGATCGTGGCGTCGGCGCATCTGGTCGATCTCGCCGGTCAGGTTGAAGGCGATCATGACTTTCTTGCCGGTTCGGTCGGCGTGGTCGTTGACGACGCGCATCACCGCGCGCACGCGCTCGTCGAACGGACAATAGGCGCCGTCCG includes the following:
- a CDS encoding four-carbon acid sugar kinase family protein, which gives rise to MSGASVLPDGPLVAFYGDDYTGSSAAMEALTFAGLPTILFLEPPTPERLASASHFRGIGIAGTARAKDPAWMEQHLPPAFDVLAGIGAPIAHYKVCSTFDSAPHVGSIGRAIDLAVPRLGGSWHPLLVGSPAMGRYQMFGHLFATVNGVGRRLDRHPTMSRHPVTPMDESDLGRHLAKQTARSIGLIDFVTMGNGGADQALARAKAAGTEIISLDVLDQPSLIEAGRLIWEHRGERLFVAGSQGVEQALVAYWRSTGLIPDSKCDLRLAGVERIACVSGSCSPVTAAQIAYAANNGFDVERLDATRAVDAAEWAQEIGRAVERALAALSSGRDALLVTASGPDDPAIDALNAAIKASGATAGEVNERIGAGLGQALDAILDTARLPRAVVAGGDTSGHALQAMGIYALTAIAPLAEGAPLNRASSDRAHANIEIALKGGQVGGVDLFCRARDGG
- a CDS encoding ribulose-bisphosphate carboxylase large subunit family protein; protein product: MTANPVRIEADYLIETPDDPRHAAETMAGEQSSGTFVAVPGETPELKARAAARVESLELLDPVTVQSLPVARPINPDGPWQRARVTLSWPLDNIGASLPNLVTAIAGNLWELRQLTGLRLLDLRLPLAYAAAYPGPKFGVAGTRELTSVTGRPLIGTIIKPSIGLSPAETANLVATLCEAGIDFIKDDELQSDGAYCPFDERVRAVMRVVNDHADRTGKKVMIAFNLTGEIDQMRRRHDLVLSEGGTCVMASINSVGLTGMVELGRHTQLPIHAHRNGWGALNRHPALGWDYTAWHKIWRLAGADHMHVNGIGNKFSETDDSVVASAKAALTPMFAHKPCIAMPVFSSGQTPAQALPTWRALGSTDLIFAAGGGILAHPDGPAAGVADLRAAWDAAIAGTP